The genomic stretch GATTCAAAAAATGAACAAGAAAATCACAAATGAAATTTTCTTAATTATTCAAAATGACAGGGAGCTGATGAAAGAATATTTGAGAGCTATTGAAAACAGCACCTTAGATACTGTCAACCAGACAATAGGAAAAGAGATTAAAAAAGCATACGGGCTGGTTAACTGTAACAATAGAGAAGATAATCCATCTTGCACACTTATTCAAAGTCACCAACAATTTGAATAATCAGCAAATTACCTTTTTGCCATCATCAACAATGAAAGAAACCGTCCCCAAAGAAAACCTGCTGGAATACAGCGGCCGCTACCTGCGTAAAGTTTTTACGGGATTCTCTTCTCTGATTCAGGGAATGGATATCACCATAAAATATTTTCTTAATCCTAAGACCGTCATCACCCAGCAGTACCCGGAAAATCGGGATACCCTGGAGATGTTCGAACGCTTTCGCGGGCCGCTGTCCATGCCGCACGATGAAAACGGTGAGAACGCCTGCACATCTTGTGGGATCTGTGAAAAGGCCTGTCCCAACGGTTCAATCTCGGTCCTGTCGACCAAGGACCTCAGCGGGCGCAAGGTGCTCGGTCAATATGTCTACCGCATTTCTCAATGCGCTTTTTGCGGACTCTGCGTGGAAGCCTGTCCCTTCGGTGCTATTGCCATGACAAGAGATTTTGAACTGACCGTGTACGACCGAAATGAACTGACTTGGGTGCTCAATAAGCCTCAAAATACATCAGACACAACACAAGGAGAATGCTGATGACTGATATTCTCTTTTATATACTGGCGACAGTTCTTGTCACGCTGTCATGCTGTGCAGTCAGCCTGCCCAATATTTTACACAGTGCTATCGCCTTGATCGGATCATTCCTTATTACTGCGGCACTGTATATCATGCTCCAGATTGAGCTGCTTGCCTTGGCGCAAATCATGCTGTACATCGGCGGAATAGTCGTTTTCATGCTGCTCATCATTCTTTTGACCACCGGGCTTGGAGTCGATAATAAACTGAGCAAAATAAGCATAGGGAAATGGCTCGGCAACGGCTTGATAACCGGAGCCTTGTTCACTGGCCTGCTGTATTTTTTCACAGAAAATAGCTCAAGCCTCCCGGACGCCGCAGCCTCAAAGACGGCATCGGTCACCATTGATCAGGTCGGTATCCGCCTGCTATCCACAACAAACGGCTTTATCGTACCGTTTGAAGTGGTCTCGCTGCTGCTGCTGACTGCACTGGTCGGTGCTGTGGTCATCGCCAGGAAAGATACTGATAAGGAGGACCGATCATGACCCTTTCCCATTGCATTGCTCTTTCGTTAATCCTCTGCGGAATCGGAATATTCGGCATGCTGACCCGGCGAAACCTGCTGGGAATCCTGCTCTCGGTGGAGGTTATTCTGAACGGGGCCAACATCAACTTTGCCGCATTTGCCCATTTCAAGGCGGCAGACCCGGTTGCAGGTGCTGTGTTCCCGATCTTTGTCATGGCGGTTTCGGCCTGTGAAATCGCCGTGGCCCTGGCAATTATCCTTTCCATGTACCGCCGTAAAAAACAGCTTGATGTGTATCGGCTGGAGGAACTCAATGGCTGATTGTATATTTTCCCACAGTTATCTGATTCTGTTCTGTCCCCTGCTCAGCTTTGTGCTGATAGGGCTGGGGCATCTCAATTCAGAGAATAAGTTTGTCAGCAAGCTTGCCATCACCCTATCCGGTATTTCGCTGGGTTATGCCCTGCTCACCGCCTTGACCTATCTCATTTCGGTTATGGAGCACGGACTTCCGTACCCGGAGAAGATGGCCCTTGACGGTGCCTGGCTCAATTTTTCACCAACCCTAACCGCAAATATGGGCATCTACCTTGATCCGATCTCGGTAATGATGCTGGTGGTGGTCACGGTAATTTCGTTCCTGGTCAATATCTACTCTGTCGGCTACATGAAGGGTGACCCGAGCTTTAACCGCTTTTTTGCCCTGCTGGCCCTCTTTTCCTTTTCCATGCTCGGCCTGGTAGTTTCCAGCAATATCCTCCAGATGTTCGTGTTCTGGGAATTGGTCGGTGTGTCCTCATATACGCTGATCGGATTCTGGTACGAAAAACCGTCTGCTGTGGCGGCCTCCAAAAAGGCCTTTATCATGACACGCTTTGCTGATGCCTTTTTTCTCCTGGGTATTCTTCTGGTCAGCTTCCAGAGCGGAAGCTTCAGCTTTCAGACCCTGAACAGCCCCGAGACAGCGGCCCTGCTCAATAAAAACTTTCTTTTTGCAGGCATGTCCATCAACATGCTGACCTTGGGTACCTTGCTGATATTCTGCGGTGGTTGGGGAAAATCAGCCATGTTTCCGCTCCATGTCTGGCTGCCGGATGCTATGGAAGGACCGACCCCGGTTTCCTCCATTATTCACTCGGCAACCATGGTTGTGGCGGGCGTATACCTGACTGCCCGTATGTTCCCCCTGTTTGCCGCTTCTGAAAGCACCCTGTTCGTGATTCAATGTATCGGTGCCTTTACAGCCTTGTTTGCAGCGGTCATTGCGATTACCCAGATGGATATCAAACGCATACTGGCCTTCTCCACCCTGTCTCAGCTGGGGTATATGATTTTTTCACTCGGTGCGGCCAAGATCTATGCAGAGGGCGGCCATCACGGCCCTGATGTCAACCCGCTGGGCTACTCGGCAGCCATGTACCACGTTTTTACCCATGCTTTTTTCAAGTGCATGTTGTTCCTCGGTGCCGGTGCCATCATTCATGCTGTCCACAGTAACGACA from Candidatus Electrothrix communis encodes the following:
- a CDS encoding 4Fe-4S binding protein, with the protein product MKETVPKENLLEYSGRYLRKVFTGFSSLIQGMDITIKYFLNPKTVITQQYPENRDTLEMFERFRGPLSMPHDENGENACTSCGICEKACPNGSISVLSTKDLSGRKVLGQYVYRISQCAFCGLCVEACPFGAIAMTRDFELTVYDRNELTWVLNKPQNTSDTTQGEC
- a CDS encoding NADH-quinone oxidoreductase subunit J, with product MTDILFYILATVLVTLSCCAVSLPNILHSAIALIGSFLITAALYIMLQIELLALAQIMLYIGGIVVFMLLIILLTTGLGVDNKLSKISIGKWLGNGLITGALFTGLLYFFTENSSSLPDAAASKTASVTIDQVGIRLLSTTNGFIVPFEVVSLLLLTALVGAVVIARKDTDKEDRS
- the nuoK gene encoding NADH-quinone oxidoreductase subunit NuoK, with product MTLSHCIALSLILCGIGIFGMLTRRNLLGILLSVEVILNGANINFAAFAHFKAADPVAGAVFPIFVMAVSACEIAVALAIILSMYRRKKQLDVYRLEELNG
- the nuoL gene encoding NADH-quinone oxidoreductase subunit L — its product is MADCIFSHSYLILFCPLLSFVLIGLGHLNSENKFVSKLAITLSGISLGYALLTALTYLISVMEHGLPYPEKMALDGAWLNFSPTLTANMGIYLDPISVMMLVVVTVISFLVNIYSVGYMKGDPSFNRFFALLALFSFSMLGLVVSSNILQMFVFWELVGVSSYTLIGFWYEKPSAVAASKKAFIMTRFADAFFLLGILLVSFQSGSFSFQTLNSPETAALLNKNFLFAGMSINMLTLGTLLIFCGGWGKSAMFPLHVWLPDAMEGPTPVSSIIHSATMVVAGVYLTARMFPLFAASESTLFVIQCIGAFTALFAAVIAITQMDIKRILAFSTLSQLGYMIFSLGAAKIYAEGGHHGPDVNPLGYSAAMYHVFTHAFFKCMLFLGAGAIIHAVHSNDIMKMGGLKSLMPKTYWSLLAACLAIAGVFPLSGFWSKDAILLASLQSGHYITFLVGLVTGCLTAFYMFRFFFLIFHGEARSELHDVHEDPWMTWPIMVLTVPTIFAGLLEHFFIANVVPPQLEEVGHFAHPGWLPWLATLAAFLGIGGAWLLYGKGKTEAAERLKNIFGPVYTVVSNKFYMDEVWLFITHKIIFDRIAAPIKWFDRKVVDGSMDLTGWLLQVGGKGVRLAQSGQLQFYLGATVIGFIMLLFLGQ